A segment of the Candidatus Acetothermia bacterium genome:
CCCACCGTGTCCCGCCATCTGCAGCTCCTCAGGCTCCACGGACTGGTGAACGTGCGCGCACGGGCCCAGCTTCACTACTACTCCATAAACAAGGAGCGCATCGCCCAACAGATGCGCGCGTTCCTCGACCTCCTTCGGATCCCGGGCGCGTCGCCGTGACCGCCAGGAACGGCTCCCGGCGAGAGCAAGCGAAGGGTACAGGTGTTGGCCTATAACTGTGTTTGTCCCTTCCGCCGGCGGACGATCTTGCCCACGGCGGAGTGGAGGCCAAGCGTCCGCCCGATCTCGCTCAACGTGGACCCGTGTTCCATCGCGGCCTCGTAGATCCGCAGCATGCCCCTAGCTCCCCTGTGCGTTCAGATCACCGCCGTATACTCCCGGTGTGGCCCGCGCGATCGTGCTCTACGGGTACTTCGGGCACGGGAACCTTGGGGACGAGGCGATCCGGGAGGCGTGGACGGAGCTCCTTGCCCCGGAGTGGACCGTGCGCCCCCTCGCCCCGCCCCGCCTCCCCAGCCGAAGGGCTCCGATCCTCTTCACCGGGGGCATCCTCCAGGACCGCACCTCCCGCCGGTCGCTCCTCTTCTACGCGCTCGCCATCCGGGCCGCCCCGCGGCCGGTGGGGCTCGCCTGCGTGGGGGTGGACGTGCGTTCCCCCCTCTCCCGCCGGGTCCTCCGGGCCGTCCTGCCCAACGTGGACTTCCTCTCCGTGCGCGATCCGCCGTCCCGGGAGGCCCTCGCCGGGCTCGGGATCCCCGCCCGAGAAGGCCGCGACCCCGTCCTGGCCCTCCCCCCGGTCCCCCACCGTGGCGGCGGGCCTGTCCTTGTGAACCTGGTCCCCGCGCTCCCCCGCTCGATTCGGGATCGCGCCCTTACCGCGGCCCAGCGGATCGCGGACCGGTTGGATACTCGCCCGTTGGGGCTGGTCTTGGCCCGGGGCGAGGACGAGCGGGCCCTGCCCGAGCTGCCCCTGGTCGTCCCGGCAGGCCCGCGGGAGGCGCTCGACCTCCTCGCCCAGGCTCCTCTTCTGATCGGAAGCCGCCTCCACGCCCTGGAGCTCGCCCTCCTTGGCGGGACCCCGTTCCTCGCCGTCCCGTACGCCCCAAAAGTGGAGTCCTTCCTCGACCTGGTGGAGAGGGACCTTCCTCGTGCCGTGCCCCGCCTGCCCGGGGATGAGGGACAATGGGAGACGGTGCTCTCGCCCGGGTGGGCGCGGGCCCTGGTTCGGACCCGGGGGCACCTGCAGGAAGAGGCCTGGGAGGGGATCGACGATGTCCGGCGGTGGCTACGAGACCTGGCATGAGCCGGTGCTGGTGGCGGAGGCGCTCGCCTTCCTCGCACCCGGCCCGGGAAAGCTCTTCGTCGATGCCACCGTGGGCACCGGCGGCCACGCCGAGGCCCTCCTCGCCCGCGGGGCGGCGGTGGTGGGGGTCGACCGGGATCCGGAAGCGCTCAAGGTCGCCCAGGACCGGCTTTCCCCGTTTGGGGACAGGGTACACCTCGTGCGCGGGGACTTCCGGGACCTCCGGGACATCCTGACCCGACTAAGGGTAGCCAGGGCCGATGGGTTCCTGTTCGACCTCGGGGTGTCCTCCCTCCAGCTGGGCCAGCCGGAGCGGGGGTTCTCGTTCCAGGCCGATGGCCCCTTGGACATGCGGATGGACCCGGAGGGCCCCGTCACCGCCGACGACCTCGTGAACCGGCTCCCAGAGCGGGAACTGGCCCGCATCCTTTGGGAATACGGGGAGGAGCGGCACGCCCGGCGGATCGCCCGGGAGGTGGTGCGGGCCCGCCCCATCCATACCACCGGGGAGCTGGCCCGCCTCGTAGCCCGCCTCTACCCCCCGGGCCATCACCGCATCCACCCCGCCACCCGGACCTTCCAGGCCCTGCGGATCGCCGTGAACGACGAGCTCGCCGCCCTGGAGGCGGGCCTCGCCGCTGCCATGTCCCACCTCCGGCCCGGCGGGGTGCTGTGCGCGATCTCGTTCCATTCCCTCGAGGACCGGATCGTCAAGCGCGCCTTCCGCCAGGCAGCCCTCGCCGGCCGGCTGGAGGTCCTCACGAAGAAGCCGATCCAGCCAGGCCCGGACGAGGTGGCCCGGAACCCCCGGGCGCGGTCGGCCAAGCTCCGCGCCGCATGGGTGCCCGAGGTCGCCCCCGGTCTGGTCACCTGTCCCTGAGCCAGAGGCCGGCCTGATCTACCCTTGTTGCGATGCGGCCGGTCGTGCAGGAAGCGGTGGCCCGCCGTGTGCGGGCGAGGGCGATGCCTGCCCTATGGGTGGACGTCCTGGCCGTGATCGGGGCGGGGATCGTCGTGGCCGGGCTGGTGTTCCTGTACCTGTGGCAGGGAGCCATTCTCGTCCAGCTCCGGGCGGAGCGGGCCCAGGCCCTGCTCGCCGTGGAGGAGCTGGAGCGGACCCGGGTCTACCTGGAGTACCAACGAGCACGTGCCTACGCCCCGGACGTGATCGCCGAGCGGGCCCGGGGGCTCGGGATGGGCCCGTTCGACGCCAAGCGCACCCGATACCTGACCCTGGACGATGACCAAGGAGGCGGGCATTAAGCGGGCCACGGTCGTGTTCCTCCTCCTGGCGCTGGGGGGGCTGGCCGTGGTGGGGCGCCTGGTTCAACTCCAAGTGGTGGAACACGGGCGGTGGGTGACCGTGGCCCAGTCCGTGCAGGAAGACGTGATCGAACTCCCCGCCCGTCGAGGCACCATCTACGACCGCCACGGCAGTCCGTTGGCTTGTGATGTCCCCGCCTACTCCATTGCCCTCGACGGCTTCCACGTGACCAAGCCCGAGCTCCTGGTGGACCTGCTCGTGGAGGAGCTCGGAATGGCGCGCGAGACCGCGACGGACAAGGTGTACCGTGCCGCCTATTTCACGTGGCTCGCCCGGGGCGTGGATCGGGAGGTGGGGGCGCGCTTCCGGCGCCGGGCAGCGGAACTGGGCATCCACGGCCTCATGTTCTTCGACACCTGGAAGCGGGTCTACCCCCAGGGACCGCTGGCCCTGGCCGTGTTGGGGGTCGTGGGGGTGGACGGACAGGGACTGGAGGGGCTGGAGTACGCGTACGATGAGACGCTGCGGGGGAAACCGCGCCGGCTGCGGCTCCTGCGCAGCCGCGCTGGCCGGGTGTACGACCTGTGGGAGGAGGACCCCGGATGTCCGGGGAAGGATCTGCATCTCACGCTGGACGCTCGGATCCAGTGGATCTGCGAGCAGGAGGTCACCCAGGGGGTCCAGAAGTACGTGGCGGATCGGGGGTTCGCCCTGGTCATGGATCCCCGCACCGGGGCCATCCTCGCCCTCGCCCAGGCCCCACGGTACGACCTCGACCGCCCTGACCCGAGCCTCCTCCACGCATGGGCGGTGACGGACGCGTTCGAGCCGGGCTCGACGTTCAAGGCGCTGATCGGGCTGGCCGCGGTGGATCAGGGATTGGTCGGCCCGGAGGACACGTTCTCCGGGGATTCCCCGATCCTCGTGGCCGGGGTCCCCATCCGCAACGCCGAGGGCAAGAGCTATGGGCTTCGCACGTTCAGGGCGGCCATGGCCCAGTCCATCAACACCGTGCTCGTCCAAGTTGCCGGGCGGCTGGGCATCGAGCGGACTTACGCCTACCTCAGCCGGATGGGGTTCGGACGCCCGACCGGGGTGGGCCTGCCCGGGGAGTCCGCGGGCATCCTGCGCCCGCCGGAGCGGTGGACGGAGGTGGACCTGGCCACGTCCTCGTTCGGCCAGGGGGTGGCCGTGACCGGGGTGCAACTGGCGGCGGCGTTCTGCGCCCTGGCCAACGGGGGGACCCTGTACCGCCCGTACCTGGTCCAAGGCCCGCCTGAGGCGAGGGGGCGGGTGGCTTCGGTGGAGGCGTGCGCGACGATGCGGGAGATCCTGGGGTACGCGGTAAACACGGGCACCGGAAACCTCGCGGCCGTGCCCGGGTTCAAGGTGGGGGGGAAGTCCGGCACCGCCCAGATCGCCCTCCCCGGACGGGGGTACGTCCCAGGCCACATCACCGCCGCCATGGCCGCCTTCTTCCCGTGGGACAACCCGGAGTACGTGGTCATGGTGGTCTACCAGACGAGCCGCTCCGAGGAGTTCTGGAGCGGCAGCACCGCTGTGCCCACGGTGGGGGCGATCGTGCGGGGGATGGCGGGACTGGGGATCGTGCGCCCTTACGAGGACACCACCGCGCTCGGCCGGTCCGGATAGGTCAAGTAAAGGTGCCCGTCCCAGCCCGGCAATGCCCGGGCCACCGTCTCCAGCGCCAGCGCCGGGGTGTTGTTCTCTTGGGAGAGGTGGGCGAGGAGCACCGCCCGGAGGCCATCGCCCCTGAGGAGCGTGAGCGCCCGCCCGGCCTCGTCGTTGGCGAGGTGCCCCTCCGGTCCCAGGATCCGCAGCTTCAAGGGCCACGGATAGGGCCCGGCGAGGAGCATCCCGAGGTCGTGGTTGGCCTCCACCACCAGCACCTGGCATCCCCGCAGCGAGGACAGCACCGACTCGGTGACCTGGCCGAGGTCGGTGGCGATCCCAACCCGGGCCCCGTTCACCTCAAGCATCAGTCCCACTGGCTGGGCGGCATCGTGGCTGACCGGGAACGAAAACAGCTTGATCCCCGCGAGTTCCAGCCCCGGCTGAAGCGGGGTTCCCGCGATCCCGAGGGCGCGGAGGGTACCTGCACTGGCTGCGATCTGCACCCCCCGGCGGAGGAGCGGCTCCAGCCCGCGCACGTGGTCGGCGTGCTCGTGGGTCACGACCGCCCACCGGAGGCCCTCCAAGGAGAACCCAACCCGCCCCGCCCGCGCCCGCAGGTCCCGCCACGGGAGGCCGGCGTCGACGAGGAGCAGCCCCCGCGGGCCCTCCACGAGGAGGGCGTTCCCCGCCGAGCCGCTCCCCAGGGCGCAGACCCTCAACCCTGGTCGCGCCCGGGCAGGGCAGCGAGGAGGTCGATGGGCACCGGGAACACGATCGTGGTCGCGTTCTCGGTGGCGATCTCGGACAGGGTCTGCAGATACCGGAGCTGGAGCGCTCCCGCCGACCGCTGCATGATCTCCGCCGCCTCCCGCAGCTTCTCCGCGGCCTGAAGTTCCCCCTCCGCGTTGATGATCTTGCTCCGCCGTTCCCGCTCCGCCTCCGCCTGACGGGCGATGGCCCGCTGCATGTCGGTGGGGATCTTTACGTCCTTGATCTCCACCGTGATGACCTTGATCCCCCACGGGTCGGTGTGCTCGTCGATGATCTCCTGGAGCTGCTGGTTGAGCTTCTCCCGCTCGGACAGGATGTCGTCGAGCTCAGCCTTGCCCAGCACGGACCTGAGGGTGGTCATGGAGATCTGGCGGGTGGCCTCGATGAAGTCCAGCACCTCCACCACCGCTGCCTGGGGGTCCATGACCCGGAAGTACACGACCGCGTTCACGTTCACCGGCACGTTGTCCCGGGTGATGACCTCCTGGGGGGGGACGTCCAAGGTAATCGTCCTGAGGTCCACCTTGACCATCTTGTCCACGATGGGGATGATGAGGAACAGTCCCGGCCCCTTGGCCCCCACCAACCGCCCGAGGCGGAAGATCACGCCCCGCTCGTACTCTCGCACGATCTTGATGGCGCTGGCGAAGAACAGAACCACCAGCGCCACGATGATTGCCGCCGTTATGCCCATCGTCCCCTCCTTGGTTGTCTTTTCCATGATAGGCGTTTAGGATGGGCCTTGTCAATCGGAAAGGGGGACGGATGCGGGTGCCCATCGTCGCCGCCAACTGGAAGATGCACAAGACGGCAAGCGAGGCCGAAGCGTACCTCGAACGCCTGGTGGAACTGGTTGGGGAGAAGCCTCCGGTGGAACTGGTGGTGTTCCCCTCGTTCACTGCCCTTCCCATGGCGGGGAGGCTCCTTTCCGGCACGCCCATCGCCTGGGGCGCACAGAACGCCCACCCGGAGCGCCAGGGCGCGTTTACCGGCGAGGTGTCCGTGGCCCAGGTGGCCGACCTCGGGGCGCGCTTTCTCATCTGCGGCCATTCCGAGCGTCGACACCTGTTTGGCGAAAGCGACGCGTTCGTGGGGGCCAAGGTCCAGGCGGCCTTGGGTCATGGGTTGGTGCCCATCCTGTGCGTGGGGGAGACCCTGGACGAGCGGCGGGCCGGCCGGGCGTGGGCGGTGGTGGAGCGTCAGCTCGCCGCGGCCTTGGCTGGGGTTGCCCTCGCGGACGGGCGGAACCTGGTGATCGCCTACGAGCCGGTGTGGGCGATCGGCACCGGGGTCCCCGCCCGACCGGAGGACGCCCAGGCGATGGCGGGCCGCATCCGGGCCTGGCTGCGGCAGGCGTTCGGGAAGGTCGCCGAAGGGATTCGCATCCAGTACGGGGGGTCGGTGAAGCCGGGCAACGCCCG
Coding sequences within it:
- a CDS encoding polysaccharide pyruvyl transferase family protein; the encoded protein is MARAIVLYGYFGHGNLGDEAIREAWTELLAPEWTVRPLAPPRLPSRRAPILFTGGILQDRTSRRSLLFYALAIRAAPRPVGLACVGVDVRSPLSRRVLRAVLPNVDFLSVRDPPSREALAGLGIPAREGRDPVLALPPVPHRGGGPVLVNLVPALPRSIRDRALTAAQRIADRLDTRPLGLVLARGEDERALPELPLVVPAGPREALDLLAQAPLLIGSRLHALELALLGGTPFLAVPYAPKVESFLDLVERDLPRAVPRLPGDEGQWETVLSPGWARALVRTRGHLQEEAWEGIDDVRRWLRDLA
- the rsmH gene encoding 16S rRNA (cytosine(1402)-N(4))-methyltransferase RsmH is translated as MSGGGYETWHEPVLVAEALAFLAPGPGKLFVDATVGTGGHAEALLARGAAVVGVDRDPEALKVAQDRLSPFGDRVHLVRGDFRDLRDILTRLRVARADGFLFDLGVSSLQLGQPERGFSFQADGPLDMRMDPEGPVTADDLVNRLPERELARILWEYGEERHARRIAREVVRARPIHTTGELARLVARLYPPGHHRIHPATRTFQALRIAVNDELAALEAGLAAAMSHLRPGGVLCAISFHSLEDRIVKRAFRQAALAGRLEVLTKKPIQPGPDEVARNPRARSAKLRAAWVPEVAPGLVTCP
- a CDS encoding penicillin-binding protein 2 → MTKEAGIKRATVVFLLLALGGLAVVGRLVQLQVVEHGRWVTVAQSVQEDVIELPARRGTIYDRHGSPLACDVPAYSIALDGFHVTKPELLVDLLVEELGMARETATDKVYRAAYFTWLARGVDREVGARFRRRAAELGIHGLMFFDTWKRVYPQGPLALAVLGVVGVDGQGLEGLEYAYDETLRGKPRRLRLLRSRAGRVYDLWEEDPGCPGKDLHLTLDARIQWICEQEVTQGVQKYVADRGFALVMDPRTGAILALAQAPRYDLDRPDPSLLHAWAVTDAFEPGSTFKALIGLAAVDQGLVGPEDTFSGDSPILVAGVPIRNAEGKSYGLRTFRAAMAQSINTVLVQVAGRLGIERTYAYLSRMGFGRPTGVGLPGESAGILRPPERWTEVDLATSSFGQGVAVTGVQLAAAFCALANGGTLYRPYLVQGPPEARGRVASVEACATMREILGYAVNTGTGNLAAVPGFKVGGKSGTAQIALPGRGYVPGHITAAMAAFFPWDNPEYVVMVVYQTSRSEEFWSGSTAVPTVGAIVRGMAGLGIVRPYEDTTALGRSG
- a CDS encoding MBL fold metallo-hydrolase, with amino-acid sequence MRVCALGSGSAGNALLVEGPRGLLLVDAGLPWRDLRARAGRVGFSLEGLRWAVVTHEHADHVRGLEPLLRRGVQIAASAGTLRALGIAGTPLQPGLELAGIKLFSFPVSHDAAQPVGLMLEVNGARVGIATDLGQVTESVLSSLRGCQVLVVEANHDLGMLLAGPYPWPLKLRILGPEGHLANDEAGRALTLLRGDGLRAVLLAHLSQENNTPALALETVARALPGWDGHLYLTYPDRPSAVVSS
- a CDS encoding slipin family protein; this translates as MEKTTKEGTMGITAAIIVALVVLFFASAIKIVREYERGVIFRLGRLVGAKGPGLFLIIPIVDKMVKVDLRTITLDVPPQEVITRDNVPVNVNAVVYFRVMDPQAAVVEVLDFIEATRQISMTTLRSVLGKAELDDILSEREKLNQQLQEIIDEHTDPWGIKVITVEIKDVKIPTDMQRAIARQAEAERERRSKIINAEGELQAAEKLREAAEIMQRSAGALQLRYLQTLSEIATENATTIVFPVPIDLLAALPGRDQG
- the tpiA gene encoding triose-phosphate isomerase encodes the protein MRVPIVAANWKMHKTASEAEAYLERLVELVGEKPPVELVVFPSFTALPMAGRLLSGTPIAWGAQNAHPERQGAFTGEVSVAQVADLGARFLICGHSERRHLFGESDAFVGAKVQAALGHGLVPILCVGETLDERRAGRAWAVVERQLAAALAGVALADGRNLVIAYEPVWAIGTGVPARPEDAQAMAGRIRAWLRQAFGKVAEGIRIQYGGSVKPGNAREFLVLPDIDGALVGGASLDPDEFWAIARAA